One Streptomyces fagopyri DNA window includes the following coding sequences:
- a CDS encoding MFS transporter: protein MTALEPRDAATARPQAGAPDTEGVLGRSHRSLTVGIVSVVLLIAFEATAVGTAMPVAARELDGVALYAFAFSGYFTTSLFGMVLAGQWSDRDGPLGSLTAGIGAFAAGLVLSGTAGGMWLFVLGRAVQGLGGGLVIVALYVVVGQAYPERLRPSIMAGFAAAWVVPSVVGPLAAGAVTEHLGWRWVFVGIPGLVVLPLALALPQIRRRTHGRTTDAASVLPGGRRIRSALGIALGAGLLQYAAQDLRWLSLVPAAAGAALLVPAVLRLLPAGTYRAARGLPSVVLLRGVAAGAFVAAESFVPLMLVTQRGLSPTLAGFSLAAGGGTWALGSYVQSRPRVEPYRDRLMFFGMVLVAAAIAAVPAVLVPAVPVWTVAVAWAFGCFGMGLVIASTSVLLLHLSAPEEAGANSASLQISDALSNIVLLAAGGAAFASLGGGTVTDTATSAAGSHPAAFAAVFLPMAAVALAGAWVTTRLRER from the coding sequence ATGACCGCACTCGAACCACGGGATGCCGCAACCGCCCGGCCGCAGGCCGGGGCCCCGGACACGGAAGGCGTGCTGGGCCGGTCCCACCGGTCGCTCACCGTCGGGATCGTCTCCGTCGTCCTGCTGATCGCGTTCGAGGCGACGGCGGTCGGTACGGCCATGCCGGTGGCGGCCAGGGAACTCGACGGGGTCGCCCTGTACGCGTTCGCGTTCTCGGGGTACTTCACGACGAGCCTGTTCGGGATGGTGCTCGCCGGCCAGTGGTCGGACCGGGACGGCCCGCTGGGCTCGCTGACCGCGGGGATCGGGGCCTTCGCGGCGGGGCTCGTCCTGTCCGGTACGGCCGGCGGCATGTGGCTGTTCGTGCTCGGGCGGGCGGTGCAGGGGCTCGGCGGCGGCCTGGTGATCGTCGCGCTGTACGTCGTCGTGGGACAGGCCTACCCGGAGCGGCTGCGGCCGTCGATCATGGCGGGCTTCGCGGCGGCCTGGGTGGTGCCCTCCGTCGTCGGACCGCTCGCGGCGGGCGCGGTCACCGAACACCTCGGCTGGCGCTGGGTCTTCGTCGGCATACCCGGTCTGGTCGTCCTCCCGCTGGCCCTCGCCCTGCCGCAGATCCGGCGGCGCACGCACGGACGGACGACGGACGCCGCGTCCGTGCTCCCCGGCGGGCGGCGCATCCGCTCGGCCCTCGGGATCGCCCTCGGCGCGGGGCTCCTCCAGTACGCCGCCCAGGACCTGAGGTGGCTGTCGCTCGTCCCGGCCGCCGCGGGGGCCGCGCTGCTCGTCCCCGCGGTCCTCCGGCTGCTGCCGGCCGGTACCTACCGGGCCGCGCGGGGCCTGCCCTCCGTGGTGCTGCTGCGCGGGGTCGCGGCCGGCGCCTTCGTCGCCGCGGAGTCCTTCGTACCGCTCATGCTGGTCACCCAGCGCGGGCTGTCGCCGACGCTCGCCGGGTTCTCGCTCGCGGCGGGCGGCGGGACCTGGGCTCTGGGTTCGTACGTCCAGTCGAGGCCCCGGGTGGAGCCGTACCGGGACCGGCTGATGTTCTTCGGGATGGTGCTCGTCGCCGCCGCGATCGCCGCCGTGCCCGCGGTGCTGGTGCCCGCCGTGCCGGTGTGGACGGTCGCGGTCGCCTGGGCGTTCGGCTGTTTCGGGATGGGGCTGGTGATCGCCTCGACCAGCGTGCTGCTGCTCCATCTCTCGGCGCCCGAGGAGGCCGGCGCGAACTCCGCCTCGCTGCAGATCTCCGACGCCCTCTCGAACATAGTCCTGCTCGCGGCGGGCGGTGCGGCCTTCGCCTCCCTGGGCGGCGGCACGGTCACGGACACGGCCACCTCGGCGGCCGGCTCCCACCCCGCCGCCTTCGCCGCCGTGTTCCTGCCGATGGCCGCGGTGGCGCTGGCCGGCGCCTGGGTGACGACCAGGCTGCGGGAGCGGTGA